CATAATCGGAGCCGGGCTGGTGCTTATCGGCATTCTCGCTTCCGTGATCCTGACCCATGCCAAAGACTTCTCCGGTAATGTGGTTGACGTTCCGGAAGGGGATATGATCGTCGTAGCGCGGGGGCAGGATGAAATTCGGATTCGACTCGAAGGCGTTGACGCGCCCGAGCCCAACCAGTCCTACGGTCCGCATGCGCGAGAGTTTACTTCCCGGCGGGCGCTGGGAAAATCGGTGGTCGTTCTGACAAAATCCGAGGACAAGTATGGGTACGGCTGGGTCGTAGGGGAGGTGATTCTACCGGACGGCGCGAATCTGAGCCACGACCTGTTAAAAGCCGGATACGCCTGGTGGTATCGCGCCTATTCCAACGACAAGACCCTGGGACAAATGGAAGAGGAGGCGCGTAAGGCCCGACGTGGACTCTGGGCCGACCTCAAACCCCAGCCGCCTTGGGAATGGCGAAAGGCGCGAGGGCCGAAGTAGAGCAAAGATATCGGTAAGAACGATCGAAGGGTCTGCATGATCGGTTATGCGCCCATGAGGAAGCGGGCCGGCGCCGGCCACGATGTCTTGCAGGTCACGGCCTACCCGACCTATGAAGCGGGAAGCGGCAGAATCACATGGAACGTCGAGCCCTTGTCTACCTCGCTGTCGACTCGGATCGTGCCGTTGTGGGCCTCCACAATGCTTTTTACGATGGGCAATCCCAAGCCCGTGCCGGTTATAAAGCGGGTCTTTTCATTCTTCACACGATAAAATCGATCAAAAATACGATCCTGTTCTTCGCGGGGGATGCCGAAACCGGTATCGCTGACGCTGATCCGGAGATACTCATTCTCGACGTCGGCGGATACGGTTATGCTTCCGCCCTCCGGCGTGTAATGGATCGCGTTTGTAATGAGGTTGGAGAACACCTCTTCGATGTTTTCCTTATTCGCAAGAATGGAAGGTATCTTGGGGACGGGAAGGAGTGAGAGCCTTATGCGCTTCCTTTCCGCTTTGGGTGTGTAGAAGGCCACCTGATCTCTAAGCAGCGCATCAATAGAGACGGCCTCTCTTTTTTGA
This genomic interval from Deltaproteobacteria bacterium contains the following:
- a CDS encoding thermonuclease family protein gives rise to the protein MKAIIGAGLVLIGILASVILTHAKDFSGNVVDVPEGDMIVVARGQDEIRIRLEGVDAPEPNQSYGPHAREFTSRRALGKSVVVLTKSEDKYGYGWVVGEVILPDGANLSHDLLKAGYAWWYRAYSNDKTLGQMEEEARKARRGLWADLKPQPPWEWRKARGPK